A window of Rhodococcus sp. SGAir0479 contains these coding sequences:
- a CDS encoding class I SAM-dependent methyltransferase, which produces MSESLVSKEADRTLKAKHRAVWASGNYPAVAEEIIPELGPILVRAADVQSGQRVLDVGAGSGNAAIPAALAGADVVASDLTPELFDAGRRLAAKRGAQLDWEVADAEAMPFEDDRFDVVLSCVGVMFAPHHQDSADELVRVCKPGGTIGLLSWTPDGFIGRMFAAMKPYAPPPPPGAQPPPLWGDETHVRELLGDRVTDVRSQRDVLRVDRFDGPEDFVDYFKANYGPTIAVYKAVADDADRVTALDRDLTDLARRFDVGDGSFVMDWEYLLLTAHERP; this is translated from the coding sequence ATGAGCGAATCACTTGTGAGCAAGGAAGCCGATCGGACCCTCAAGGCCAAACATCGGGCGGTGTGGGCGTCGGGCAACTATCCGGCCGTCGCGGAGGAGATCATCCCGGAACTGGGGCCGATCCTCGTGCGCGCGGCCGACGTGCAGAGCGGGCAGCGGGTGCTCGACGTCGGCGCCGGATCGGGCAACGCGGCCATCCCGGCGGCGCTGGCGGGGGCGGACGTGGTCGCCTCGGACCTCACCCCCGAACTGTTCGACGCCGGGCGCCGGCTCGCCGCCAAGCGCGGCGCCCAACTCGACTGGGAGGTCGCCGACGCGGAGGCGATGCCGTTCGAGGACGACCGGTTCGACGTCGTCCTCTCCTGCGTGGGGGTCATGTTCGCCCCGCACCACCAGGACAGCGCCGACGAACTGGTCCGGGTCTGCAAGCCGGGCGGCACCATCGGGCTGCTCAGCTGGACACCGGACGGCTTCATCGGGCGGATGTTCGCGGCGATGAAGCCGTACGCCCCGCCGCCTCCCCCCGGGGCGCAGCCCCCACCGCTGTGGGGCGACGAAACTCACGTCCGCGAGTTGCTCGGCGACCGTGTCACCGATGTGCGGTCGCAGCGCGACGTGTTGCGCGTGGACCGCTTCGACGGCCCGGAGGATTTCGTCGACTACTTCAAGGCCAACTACGGGCCGACGATTGCGGTGTACAAGGCCGTCGCCGACGATGCCGACCGGGTCACGGCGCTCGATCGGGATCTCACCGACCTGGCCCGACGGTTCGACGTCGGCGACGGATCGTTCGTCATGGACTGGGAGTACCTGCTGCTCACCGCGCACGAGCGCCCCTAG
- the tgt gene encoding tRNA guanosine(34) transglycosylase Tgt, which produces MSEVVPSPPDPFFTVGTRLPDKLGRTGTIHTPHGDIRTPAFIAVGTKATVKAVLPEAMKDLGAQAVLANAYHLYLQPGPDIVDEAGGLGRFMNWDGPTFTDSGGFQVMSLGVGFKKVLAMEAVGVQSDDVIAAGKERLAHVDDDGVTFKSHLDGSPHRFTPEVSMQIQHQLGADIMFAFDELTTLLNTRGYQEQSVERTQAWAVRCIAEHEKLTAERAHRPYQALFGVVQGAQYEDLRRQAARGLESITGVSGRGFDGYGIGGALEKQNLGTIVRWVNEELPEHKPRHMLGISEPDDMFVAIENGADTFDCVNPSRVARNAAIYHPDGRFNINTARFRRDFTPIDDECDCYTCAHYTRAYIHHLFKAKEMLASTLCTIHNERFTVRLVDRIRESIEGGYFEEYKRETLGRFYGKRPSTSGE; this is translated from the coding sequence GTGAGTGAAGTTGTGCCGTCCCCGCCCGATCCGTTCTTCACGGTGGGCACCCGCCTGCCCGACAAGTTGGGCCGCACCGGCACCATCCACACCCCGCACGGGGACATCCGGACCCCCGCGTTCATCGCGGTCGGCACCAAGGCCACCGTCAAGGCGGTGCTGCCCGAGGCGATGAAGGACCTGGGCGCGCAGGCCGTGCTGGCCAACGCGTACCACCTGTATCTGCAGCCGGGCCCGGACATCGTGGACGAGGCCGGGGGCCTCGGCAGGTTCATGAACTGGGACGGCCCCACCTTCACCGACAGCGGCGGTTTCCAGGTGATGTCGCTCGGCGTCGGGTTCAAGAAGGTCCTGGCGATGGAGGCGGTCGGTGTCCAGTCCGACGACGTCATCGCCGCCGGCAAGGAGCGGTTGGCGCACGTCGACGATGACGGCGTCACGTTCAAGTCGCATCTCGACGGCTCCCCGCACCGGTTCACCCCCGAAGTGTCGATGCAGATCCAGCACCAGCTGGGCGCCGACATCATGTTCGCGTTCGACGAGCTGACCACGCTGCTCAACACGCGCGGTTACCAGGAGCAGTCCGTCGAGCGGACGCAGGCGTGGGCGGTACGGTGCATCGCCGAGCACGAGAAGCTCACCGCAGAGCGTGCACACCGCCCGTACCAGGCGTTGTTCGGTGTGGTGCAGGGCGCGCAGTACGAGGACCTGCGCCGGCAGGCGGCCCGTGGGCTCGAGTCGATCACCGGCGTCAGCGGCCGCGGCTTCGACGGCTACGGCATCGGCGGCGCGCTCGAGAAGCAGAATCTGGGCACCATCGTGCGCTGGGTCAACGAGGAACTGCCCGAGCACAAGCCGCGGCACATGCTGGGCATCAGCGAGCCCGACGACATGTTCGTCGCGATCGAGAACGGCGCCGACACGTTCGACTGTGTCAACCCGTCCCGGGTGGCCCGCAACGCCGCGATCTACCACCCGGACGGCCGCTTCAACATCAACACCGCGCGCTTCCGTCGGGACTTCACCCCGATCGACGACGAGTGCGACTGCTACACGTGCGCCCACTACACCCGCGCGTACATCCACCACCTGTTCAAGGCGAAGGAGATGCTCGCCTCGACGCTCTGCACGATCCACAACGAGCGGTTCACCGTGCGTCTGGTCGACCGGATCCGCGAGAGCATCGAGGGCGGCTACTTCGAGGAGTACAAGCGCGAGACCCTCGGCCGGTTCTACGGCAAGCGGCCGTCGACCAGCGGCGAATAG
- a CDS encoding queuosine precursor transporter — translation MTESVQSPSDASDPASFAHVSRGYYATMVALFTATLLISNICATKGVAFFVDQDASVGPFQVLPIITDGGFFLFPLAYVVGDVLSEVYGFKATRRAIYIGFGSLLLAALSFWATQHLPSADFYENEGAFDAVVGVVPRLLIAGLAGYLVGQLLNSAVLVLIKERTREKHLWARLIGSTVVGEFADTLIFCSIAAGAIGISTWSDFVNYVIVGFLWKTLVEILVMPVTYRVIGFVKKREPSYSPLVDGRLP, via the coding sequence GTGACAGAGTCAGTACAGTCCCCGTCCGACGCGTCCGATCCGGCGTCCTTTGCGCACGTCAGCCGCGGCTACTACGCCACCATGGTGGCCCTGTTCACGGCGACGCTGCTGATCTCCAATATCTGCGCCACCAAGGGGGTGGCATTCTTCGTCGACCAGGACGCCTCGGTCGGCCCGTTCCAGGTTCTGCCGATCATCACCGACGGCGGCTTCTTCCTCTTCCCCCTCGCCTACGTCGTCGGCGACGTGCTCAGCGAGGTGTACGGCTTCAAGGCCACCCGCCGCGCCATCTACATCGGCTTCGGCTCGCTGCTGCTGGCCGCGCTCAGTTTCTGGGCCACACAGCACCTGCCGTCGGCCGACTTCTACGAGAACGAGGGCGCGTTCGACGCCGTCGTCGGTGTGGTCCCGCGGCTGCTGATCGCCGGGCTCGCCGGCTACCTCGTCGGCCAGCTGCTCAACTCGGCCGTGCTGGTCCTCATCAAGGAGCGCACCCGCGAGAAGCACCTGTGGGCGCGGCTCATCGGCTCGACGGTCGTGGGCGAATTCGCCGACACCCTCATCTTCTGCTCCATCGCCGCCGGTGCGATCGGCATCTCCACGTGGTCGGACTTCGTCAACTACGTGATCGTCGGCTTCCTGTGGAAGACGCTCGTCGAGATCCTGGTGATGCCGGTGACCTACCGCGTGATCGGGTTCGTGAAGAAGCGCGAGCCCAGCTATTCGCCGCTGGTCGACGGCCGCTTGCCGTAG
- the gluQRS gene encoding tRNA glutamyl-Q(34) synthetase GluQRS — MPNELDAATPAGRFAPSPSGDLHLGNLRTALLAWLFARSTGRRFLLRVEDLDRVRAGAADRQLADLAALGLDWDGDVVYQSERLPLYDAAIARLQRAGLTYECFCTRREIQQAASAPHAPAGAYPGTCRNLTEAQRDDRRASGRAPALRLRAGTDKFTVTDQLLGPYTGLVDDLVLRRGDGIPAYNLAVVVDDAAQGIDQVVRGDDLLSSAPRQAYLAGLLGLPAPTYAHVPLALNADGKRLAKRDGAVTLADQAALGHSPADVLGMLARSLGMADPDEIVTLAQLLERWDPRALPTGPWVFGS, encoded by the coding sequence ATGCCGAACGAGCTCGACGCCGCCACGCCTGCGGGACGATTTGCCCCCAGCCCGTCCGGCGATCTGCACCTCGGCAACCTCCGGACCGCGCTGCTGGCTTGGCTGTTCGCGCGCTCCACCGGTCGCCGCTTCCTCCTTCGTGTCGAGGACCTCGACCGGGTCCGCGCGGGTGCGGCCGACCGTCAGCTCGCCGATCTCGCCGCCCTCGGCCTGGACTGGGACGGCGACGTGGTCTACCAGTCGGAACGGCTACCGCTCTACGACGCCGCGATCGCCCGTTTGCAGCGAGCCGGACTGACCTACGAATGCTTCTGCACGCGAAGGGAAATCCAGCAGGCGGCGTCCGCACCGCACGCGCCCGCCGGCGCGTACCCCGGCACGTGCCGCAATCTCACCGAAGCCCAACGGGATGACAGACGCGCGAGCGGACGGGCGCCGGCACTGCGGCTGCGCGCCGGCACGGACAAGTTCACCGTCACCGACCAACTGCTCGGGCCCTACACCGGACTGGTCGACGATCTCGTCCTCCGGCGCGGCGACGGCATTCCCGCGTACAACCTCGCGGTCGTCGTCGACGACGCCGCGCAGGGCATCGACCAGGTGGTCCGCGGTGACGACCTGCTGTCGTCGGCGCCACGCCAGGCCTACCTCGCCGGCCTACTGGGGCTGCCCGCCCCGACCTACGCCCACGTACCGCTCGCCCTCAACGCCGACGGCAAGCGGCTGGCGAAGCGTGACGGCGCGGTGACCCTGGCGGATCAGGCGGCGCTCGGACACTCACCCGCGGACGTGCTGGGGATGCTCGCGCGCTCGCTGGGGATGGCCGACCCCGACGAAATCGTTACTCTCGCTCAGCTTCTCGAAAGGTGGGATCCGCGGGCACTACCCACCGGGCCGTGGGTCTTCGGATCCTGA
- the ctaD gene encoding aa3-type cytochrome oxidase subunit I, with product MATVASKPAAVRAVRPYPPRWARKGEFIYRVITTTDPKMLGIMYLVSSFAFFMFGGLLALLMRLELARPGLQMLSNEQYNQLFTMHGTIMLLLYATPIVFGFANYILPLQIGAPDVAFPRLNALSYWLYLFGGLIASAGFITPGGAADYGWTAYTPLSDAIHSPGMGGNLWIMGLAISGLGTILGGVNMITTVICLRAPGMTMFRMPIFTWNIFITSILILVAFPILTAALMGLFADRVLGANVYDPATGGTILWQHLFWFFGHPEVYIVALPFFGIVSEIFPVFSRKPIFGYTGLVYATIAISALSIAVWAHHMYATGAVLLPFFSFMTFLIAVPTGVKFFNWIGTMWKGQLTFETPMLFALGFLVTFLFGGLSGVILASPPLDFHVTDSYFVVAHFHYVLFGTIVFATYAGIYFWFPKITGRMLDERLGKWHFWMTFLGFHGTFLVQHWLGAEGMPRRYADYLPTDGFTGLNEISTISAFVLGASTLPFLWNVFKSYRYGQVVTVDDPWGYGNSLEWATSCPPPRHNFTELPRIRSERPAFELHYPHMIERLRAEAHVGPGMSKQQLTEVIESSDREADSDRTPPPEEERHRRPGGDT from the coding sequence GTGGCGACCGTTGCATCCAAACCTGCTGCAGTACGGGCTGTTCGGCCCTATCCGCCGCGGTGGGCCCGCAAGGGCGAGTTCATCTACCGCGTCATCACCACGACCGATCCCAAGATGCTCGGGATCATGTACCTCGTCAGCTCGTTCGCCTTCTTCATGTTCGGCGGGCTGCTGGCGTTGCTGATGCGTCTCGAGCTGGCTCGGCCGGGCCTGCAGATGCTGTCCAACGAGCAGTACAACCAGCTGTTCACGATGCACGGCACGATCATGTTGCTGCTGTACGCGACGCCGATCGTGTTCGGCTTCGCGAACTACATCCTGCCGCTGCAGATCGGCGCACCGGACGTCGCGTTTCCACGCCTGAACGCACTGAGCTACTGGCTGTACCTGTTCGGCGGTCTCATCGCATCCGCAGGCTTCATCACGCCCGGCGGTGCCGCCGACTACGGCTGGACGGCGTACACGCCGCTGAGCGACGCGATCCACTCCCCGGGCATGGGCGGCAATCTGTGGATCATGGGCCTGGCGATCAGTGGTCTCGGCACCATCCTCGGTGGCGTCAACATGATCACCACCGTCATCTGCCTGCGGGCGCCCGGCATGACGATGTTCCGGATGCCGATCTTCACCTGGAACATCTTCATCACCAGCATCCTGATCCTGGTGGCCTTCCCGATCCTCACGGCGGCGCTGATGGGATTGTTCGCGGATCGGGTGCTGGGGGCCAACGTCTACGACCCCGCGACGGGCGGGACGATCCTCTGGCAACACCTGTTCTGGTTCTTCGGCCACCCCGAGGTGTACATCGTGGCGCTGCCGTTCTTCGGCATCGTCTCGGAGATCTTCCCGGTCTTCTCCCGGAAACCGATCTTCGGGTACACGGGCCTGGTCTACGCGACCATCGCCATCTCGGCGTTGTCGATCGCGGTGTGGGCGCACCACATGTACGCGACGGGTGCCGTTCTGCTGCCGTTCTTCTCGTTCATGACGTTCCTCATCGCCGTCCCGACCGGTGTGAAGTTCTTCAACTGGATCGGCACGATGTGGAAGGGGCAGTTGACGTTCGAGACCCCGATGCTCTTCGCCCTGGGATTTCTGGTCACCTTCCTGTTCGGTGGACTGTCCGGGGTCATCCTGGCGAGCCCGCCGCTCGACTTCCACGTCACCGACTCGTACTTCGTGGTCGCGCACTTCCACTACGTGCTGTTCGGCACCATCGTGTTCGCGACCTACGCGGGCATCTACTTCTGGTTCCCCAAGATCACCGGGCGCATGCTCGACGAACGCCTCGGCAAATGGCACTTCTGGATGACGTTCCTCGGCTTCCACGGCACCTTCCTGGTGCAGCACTGGCTGGGCGCCGAGGGCATGCCCCGCCGCTACGCGGACTATCTGCCGACCGACGGCTTCACCGGACTCAACGAGATCTCCACGATCAGCGCATTCGTCCTCGGCGCCTCGACGCTGCCATTCCTGTGGAACGTCTTCAAGAGCTACCGCTACGGGCAGGTCGTGACGGTGGACGACCCGTGGGGTTACGGCAATTCGCTCGAGTGGGCCACGAGCTGTCCGCCGCCGCGGCACAACTTCACCGAGCTGCCCCGGATCCGTTCGGAGCGACCGGCATTCGAGCTGCACTACCCGCACATGATCGAGCGGTTGCGAGCCGAGGCGCACGTGGGGCCCGGTATGTCGAAGCAGCAGCTGACCGAGGTGATCGAGAGCAGCGACCGGGAGGCGGACAGCGACCGCACGCCGCCGCCGGAGGAGGAGCGTCACCGCCGACCCGGCGGCGACACATGA
- a CDS encoding TIGR03086 family metal-binding protein: MITTETTADLYRRLAAALTERVDAVPADRWENPSPCDGWTTRDVLAHIVDTQTQMIGVVGLSVPDGPAVATDPAAAWRHTRDAVQAILDDPATAGLEYDGHFGRTDLASTFRTFYCFDLVVHGWDIARAAGLDDTIPDRDLDLLDAVIAQLGESLHTDGVCGPALDTPADADRPTRILAALRRRA, encoded by the coding sequence ATGATCACCACCGAAACCACCGCCGACCTCTACCGGCGACTCGCCGCCGCCCTCACCGAGCGCGTCGACGCCGTGCCCGCCGACCGATGGGAGAACCCCTCCCCCTGCGACGGGTGGACCACCCGCGACGTACTCGCGCACATCGTCGACACCCAGACGCAGATGATCGGTGTGGTCGGGCTGTCCGTTCCGGACGGTCCCGCCGTCGCCACCGATCCCGCGGCCGCGTGGCGCCACACACGGGACGCCGTGCAGGCGATCCTCGACGACCCCGCGACGGCCGGCCTCGAGTACGACGGCCACTTCGGGCGCACCGACCTCGCGTCGACGTTCCGGACCTTCTACTGCTTCGACCTGGTGGTCCACGGCTGGGACATCGCCCGCGCCGCCGGACTCGACGACACGATCCCGGACCGGGATCTGGACCTGCTCGACGCCGTCATCGCCCAGCTCGGCGAGTCCCTGCACACCGACGGCGTCTGCGGGCCGGCGCTCGACACCCCCGCCGACGCGGACCGTCCCACCCGGATACTCGCGGCGCTGAGGCGCCGCGCCTGA
- a CDS encoding helix-turn-helix domain-containing protein — protein MGWYTPKPVAPDLAGALVCAWSARIESRHLLVPDGCVDVLWIPGVGVRVCGPETTAWSFTLPSGTESFGIRFRPGAAPHVLRTSAAQIRDTRVFLADVLGAAVERRLVDRLEHAAGVEARLAALQHAGRHWLAARPAPDPLATNITSALSVRSWSVGALADASSMTARQLQRRCNDAFGYGPSTLRSILRLQRFMHLARTHRGLGLAALAAQAGYSDQAHLSRECRRIATLTPTQLLAGEAPDWHGAASVVEPGSADVRSVQDPTTAAAGESAA, from the coding sequence ATGGGGTGGTACACGCCGAAACCGGTGGCGCCGGATCTGGCCGGCGCTCTCGTGTGCGCCTGGTCGGCGCGCATCGAGAGCCGGCACCTCCTGGTGCCGGACGGGTGTGTCGACGTGTTGTGGATTCCCGGTGTGGGAGTACGGGTGTGCGGCCCCGAGACCACCGCGTGGTCGTTCACGTTGCCGTCCGGGACGGAGTCGTTCGGCATCCGCTTCCGGCCGGGCGCAGCCCCCCACGTGCTGCGCACGTCCGCCGCCCAGATCCGGGACACCCGCGTGTTCCTCGCGGACGTCCTGGGCGCAGCCGTGGAGCGGCGCCTCGTCGACCGCCTCGAACATGCCGCCGGCGTCGAGGCCCGGCTGGCGGCCCTGCAGCATGCCGGTCGCCACTGGCTCGCGGCCCGTCCCGCGCCGGACCCGCTGGCCACGAACATCACGTCCGCGCTGTCCGTCCGCTCGTGGAGCGTCGGCGCGCTCGCGGACGCGTCGTCGATGACCGCGCGCCAACTGCAGCGCCGCTGCAACGACGCCTTCGGGTACGGGCCGTCGACGCTGCGCTCGATCCTGCGGCTGCAGCGGTTCATGCATTTGGCACGCACCCACCGCGGCCTCGGGCTGGCGGCACTGGCCGCCCAGGCCGGGTACAGCGACCAGGCGCACCTGTCGCGCGAGTGCCGGCGCATCGCCACCCTCACGCCCACGCAGTTGCTGGCCGGTGAGGCACCGGACTGGCACGGGGCCGCGTCCGTCGTCGAACCGGGGTCCGCCGATGTCCGATCGGTGCAAGACCCCACCACCGCGGCCGCCGGAGAATCGGCCGCATGA
- a CDS encoding COG4315 family predicted lipoprotein → MRRILAIAATVLAAGAAAVGCSDDDSSEPPPSTTTMPSSVPAAGPVLSTAQSNIGEVVVDVDGMTVYAYDRDEPGTDKSACDATCLQTWPPLTSDTLPPEVSGVSGTIGTIPGPLGGNQVTVNGMPLYLFEGDPRPGSVAGQGMDNLWWALNPAGEKITDAPGG, encoded by the coding sequence ATGAGGAGAATTCTGGCCATCGCGGCCACCGTGCTCGCCGCGGGTGCCGCGGCCGTCGGTTGCTCGGACGACGACAGCTCGGAGCCGCCGCCGTCCACCACCACGATGCCGAGCAGCGTGCCCGCCGCGGGACCGGTGTTGTCGACGGCGCAGTCGAACATCGGCGAGGTGGTGGTGGACGTCGACGGGATGACGGTCTACGCGTACGACCGGGACGAGCCCGGTACCGACAAGAGTGCGTGCGACGCCACCTGCCTGCAGACGTGGCCGCCGCTCACGAGTGACACGCTCCCGCCGGAGGTGTCCGGCGTCTCGGGGACCATCGGCACGATCCCCGGCCCGCTCGGCGGAAATCAGGTCACGGTCAACGGGATGCCGTTGTACCTGTTCGAGGGCGACCCGCGGCCCGGCTCGGTGGCCGGCCAGGGAATGGACAACCTGTGGTGGGCGCTCAATCCGGCAGGGGAGAAGATCACCGACGCGCCCGGCGGCTGA
- a CDS encoding aminotransferase class I/II-fold pyridoxal phosphate-dependent enzyme, whose translation MPVQTQIGLMSHEELRAELERQTAKYEQLKAEKLKLDLTRGKPAPEQLDLSNGLLALPGDGDFRDGDGTDCRNYGGLTGLPELRAIFGELLGIPTANLMAGNNASLEIMHDTIVFSLLHGTPDSPRPWSQEPVVKFLCPAPGYDRHFAIAESYGIEMIAIPIRDDGPDMAKVTELVSADPQIKGIWCVPTYSNPTGAVYSEDVARALASMPAAAPDFRIYWDNAYAVHPLVQDCAPALDILGMAAEAGNPNRPLVFASTSKITFAGAGVSFFGGSDANLAWYQQHLGKKSIGPDKVNQLRHLRFFGDAAGVRAHMDKHREILAPKFAKVLEILEGRLGASKVASWTEPKGGYFISLDVVDGTAKRVIALAKEAGIALTAAGSAFPYKQDPEDRNIRLAPSFPSMDELAKAMDGVATCVLLAAAEHALTKQ comes from the coding sequence ATGCCTGTGCAGACCCAAATCGGGTTGATGAGCCATGAAGAACTTCGCGCCGAGCTCGAGCGTCAGACCGCGAAGTACGAGCAGCTCAAGGCGGAGAAGCTGAAGCTCGACCTCACCCGTGGCAAGCCGGCGCCGGAGCAGTTGGATCTGTCGAACGGTCTGCTCGCGCTTCCGGGTGACGGCGACTTCCGGGACGGCGACGGCACCGACTGCCGCAACTACGGGGGCCTGACGGGTCTGCCCGAGCTGCGTGCCATCTTCGGTGAGCTGCTGGGGATTCCGACCGCGAACCTGATGGCCGGCAACAACGCGAGCCTCGAGATCATGCACGACACGATCGTGTTCTCGCTGCTGCACGGCACCCCGGACTCGCCGCGACCGTGGTCGCAGGAGCCGGTGGTCAAGTTCCTGTGCCCGGCCCCCGGCTACGACCGGCACTTCGCGATCGCGGAGTCCTACGGCATCGAGATGATCGCGATCCCGATACGCGACGACGGACCGGACATGGCGAAGGTCACGGAACTGGTGTCCGCGGATCCGCAGATCAAGGGCATCTGGTGTGTGCCCACGTACTCCAACCCGACGGGCGCGGTGTACTCCGAGGACGTGGCGCGCGCGCTCGCGTCGATGCCGGCCGCCGCTCCCGACTTCCGCATCTACTGGGACAACGCCTACGCGGTGCATCCGCTGGTGCAGGACTGCGCGCCCGCTCTCGACATCCTCGGGATGGCGGCGGAGGCCGGCAACCCGAACCGTCCGCTGGTGTTCGCGTCCACGTCGAAGATCACGTTCGCGGGTGCCGGGGTGAGCTTCTTCGGCGGCTCCGACGCCAATCTCGCGTGGTACCAGCAGCACCTGGGCAAGAAGAGCATCGGCCCGGACAAGGTCAACCAGCTGCGCCACCTCCGTTTCTTCGGGGATGCCGCCGGTGTACGCGCGCACATGGACAAGCACCGTGAAATCCTGGCACCCAAGTTCGCGAAGGTCCTCGAGATCCTCGAGGGCCGGCTCGGCGCGTCCAAGGTCGCGTCGTGGACCGAACCCAAGGGCGGCTACTTCATCAGCCTCGACGTGGTCGACGGCACCGCCAAGCGGGTCATCGCGCTCGCGAAGGAGGCCGGGATCGCGCTCACCGCGGCCGGCTCCGCGTTCCCCTACAAGCAGGATCCCGAGGACAGGAACATCCGCCTCGCGCCGAGCTTCCCGTCGATGGACGAGCTCGCCAAGGCGATGGACGGTGTCGCGACCTGCGTCCTGCTGGCGGCGGCCGAGCACGCGCTCACCAAGCAGTAG
- the fepB gene encoding Fe2+-enterobactin ABC transporter substrate-binding protein: MSPSSTRRRLAGTRIAVAFAALAIGLTTVACSSDNTDTADAATAGSQSAQWPRTVETARGPVTLDAQPQRIVSTSVTLTGSLLALDAPLIGTGAQPKSTVTTEQGLFTQWADVAADRDVEILYQGQPNAEKIMAAAPDLIVVSTSGADSAAQQVETLSKIAPTLLFDYSDKSWQDLTTQLAGAVGKEDRAQELLAEFDAKIDRAKTTIAPALQAGAAPVNLLTYNSPEDSKIFTAESAQGRLVTRLGLTLADLPADIAGTGAESGRSDIVGVNIENLPRALTGATTFVINAQQPGVDRLKADPTLAAVPSVQRGAVHPLDFDSFRLDFYSANNVVDRIVAALS; the protein is encoded by the coding sequence TTGTCACCGTCATCGACCCGTCGCCGCCTCGCCGGCACCCGGATCGCGGTCGCTTTCGCCGCTCTTGCGATCGGTCTGACGACCGTCGCGTGCTCGTCCGACAACACCGACACCGCGGACGCCGCCACCGCCGGATCGCAGTCCGCCCAATGGCCTCGCACCGTCGAAACCGCCCGTGGCCCGGTCACTCTGGACGCCCAGCCGCAGCGCATCGTGTCCACGAGCGTCACGCTCACCGGTTCGCTGCTGGCTCTCGACGCGCCGCTGATCGGCACCGGCGCGCAGCCCAAGAGCACCGTGACCACCGAGCAGGGCCTGTTCACGCAGTGGGCCGACGTCGCCGCCGATCGCGACGTCGAGATCCTCTACCAGGGCCAGCCCAACGCCGAGAAGATCATGGCGGCGGCACCGGACCTCATCGTCGTGTCCACGAGCGGTGCCGACTCGGCCGCCCAGCAGGTCGAGACGCTGTCGAAGATCGCACCCACGCTGTTGTTCGACTACTCGGACAAGTCGTGGCAGGACCTCACCACCCAGCTGGCCGGCGCGGTCGGCAAGGAGGACCGGGCGCAGGAACTGCTCGCCGAGTTCGACGCCAAGATCGACCGGGCGAAGACCACGATCGCGCCGGCGCTGCAGGCGGGAGCCGCGCCGGTGAATCTCCTCACCTACAATTCGCCGGAGGATTCGAAGATCTTCACCGCCGAATCGGCGCAGGGTCGTCTGGTGACACGACTCGGGTTGACGCTCGCCGACCTGCCTGCGGACATCGCGGGCACGGGCGCCGAGTCCGGGCGGTCCGACATCGTCGGGGTGAACATCGAGAACCTGCCGCGCGCGCTGACCGGTGCGACGACGTTCGTCATCAACGCGCAGCAGCCCGGCGTCGACCGGTTGAAGGCCGACCCGACGCTTGCGGCCGTGCCGTCGGTGCAGCGGGGCGCCGTCCACCCACTCGACTTCGACAGCTTCCGCCTGGACTTCTACAGCGCGAACAACGTCGTCGACCGGATCGTGGCGGCATTGTCGTAG